The following proteins are co-located in the Acidimicrobiales bacterium genome:
- the rplX gene encoding 50S ribosomal protein L24, whose product MAGLKIRKGDRVKVLTGKDRGKEGTVMRAIPQARKVIVDGVNVAKKHQGPTRTTQQGGIIDKDMPLPVANVALVCPSCGKATRVGYKIDNSGQKVRVCRKCGGEIA is encoded by the coding sequence ATGGCCGGCCTGAAGATCCGCAAGGGTGACCGCGTCAAGGTGCTCACCGGCAAGGACCGGGGCAAGGAGGGCACCGTCATGCGTGCCATCCCCCAGGCCCGCAAGGTGATCGTCGACGGCGTCAACGTCGCCAAGAAGCACCAGGGCCCCACCCGCACCACCCAGCAGGGCGGGATCATCGACAAGGACATGCCCTTGCCGGTGGCCAACGTCGCCCTGGTGTGCCCGTCGTGCGGCAAGGCCACCCGGGTGGGCTACAAGATCGACAACTCCGGCCAGAAGGTGCGGGTCTGCCGCAAGTGCGGAGGTGAGATCGCATGA
- the rplE gene encoding 50S ribosomal protein L5, which produces MSDTTTATTERPAPRLKLRYNEELRDQVGEALGVGNVMEVPRLSKIVVNMGVGDAIAQASLLEGAQRDLGMITGQKPLVTRAKKSIAGFKLREGNAIGAKVTLRGDRMWEFLDRLIAIAIPRIRDFRGLNPRSFDGNGNYTFGLTEQLVFPEIDYDSIDQPRGMDITIVTTARTDAEGKALLDAMGFPFKREGQ; this is translated from the coding sequence ATGAGTGACACGACCACCGCCACGACCGAGCGCCCAGCGCCGCGCCTGAAGCTCCGCTACAACGAGGAGCTGCGCGACCAGGTCGGCGAAGCCCTCGGCGTCGGCAACGTCATGGAAGTGCCACGGCTGTCCAAGATCGTGGTCAACATGGGTGTCGGCGATGCCATCGCCCAGGCGTCACTGCTCGAGGGAGCACAGCGCGACCTCGGCATGATCACGGGGCAGAAGCCGCTCGTCACGCGGGCCAAGAAGTCGATCGCCGGCTTCAAGCTCCGCGAGGGCAACGCCATCGGCGCCAAGGTCACCCTGCGCGGCGACCGGATGTGGGAGTTCCTCGATCGCCTCATCGCGATCGCCATACCCCGCATCCGCGACTTCCGGGGCCTCAACCCCCGGTCGTTCGACGGCAACGGCAACTACACGTTCGGGCTCACCGAGCAGCTCGTCTTCCCGGAGATCGACTACGACAGCATCGATCAACCGCGAGGCATGGACATCACGATCGTTACCACGGCACGCACCGACGCCGAGGGCAAAGCGCTCCTCGATGCGATGGGCTTCCCGTTCAAGCGCGAGGGTCAGTGA